Proteins found in one Fibrobacter sp. genomic segment:
- a CDS encoding type 1 glutamine amidotransferase: METYIFQHVEYEGPGAILPYLEAKGHNVHVVRLYAGEKIPHEDEVDFAILMGGPMSVLEETEYPYFVREKELCRDMVQLGKPILGICLGAQMIANAFGAAIRKNPEKEIGWFPVSFDASVEGGNKVLDLPKKLQAFHWHGETFDIPEAATSFASSEACKNQAFKLGSAIALQFHVEVTDDSMESMLKNGTEEIEACAGCKFVQSAAEIKKASSANMDKANKALIKILDFVLKK, encoded by the coding sequence ATGGAAACGTATATTTTTCAGCATGTTGAATACGAAGGCCCCGGCGCAATCCTCCCCTACCTGGAAGCCAAGGGACACAACGTACACGTAGTTCGGCTTTACGCTGGCGAGAAGATTCCCCACGAAGACGAAGTGGACTTCGCCATTTTGATGGGCGGCCCTATGAGTGTTCTAGAAGAGACGGAGTATCCTTACTTCGTTCGCGAAAAGGAACTTTGCCGCGACATGGTGCAGCTGGGCAAGCCTATTCTCGGCATTTGCCTGGGAGCCCAGATGATTGCAAACGCATTTGGCGCAGCCATCAGGAAAAATCCCGAAAAGGAAATCGGATGGTTCCCTGTGAGTTTTGACGCTAGCGTCGAAGGTGGCAACAAGGTTTTGGACCTGCCCAAGAAACTGCAGGCTTTCCATTGGCACGGCGAAACCTTCGACATCCCCGAAGCGGCAACATCTTTCGCCAGCAGTGAAGCCTGCAAGAATCAGGCATTCAAGTTGGGCAGCGCCATCGCCTTGCAGTTCCATGTTGAAGTCACCGATGATTCCATGGAAAGCATGTTGAAGAACGGTACCGAAGAAATTGAAGCCTGCGCAGGTTGCAAGTTTGTACAAAGTGCCGCTGAAATCAAAAAAGCCAGCTCTGCAAATATGGACAAGGCAAACAAGGCCTTGATCAAGATTCTTGATTTTGTGTTAAAGAAGTAG
- the argF gene encoding ornithine carbamoyltransferase — MIDRSKHFLRLADWSEERILETVAIASRLKKEVHAGQVSDRLHGQNIGMFFEKPSLRTITTFQVGMNQLGGHAVLLSPDSIGLGKRESIKDVARCLSRWVNALVVRCFKQDLVEQLAEYGSIPVVNALTDDYHPCQAIAFAQMIEENLGGMKGKTVAFIGDGNNVANSFLALCSKVGMNFTLACPKGFEQPAHVIEEAQADFKRHGCQYRVFNDPKEAVKDADILYSDVWVSMGQEGQKESKQNHFLPFRIDADLLKYAPSHVKVSHCLPAHRGDEITDEVMDNLDLNMSYEEAENRLHAHKAVLWQVMKPTSEFGK; from the coding sequence ATGATCGATCGCAGCAAGCACTTCCTCCGCCTCGCCGACTGGAGCGAAGAAAGAATTCTCGAAACCGTAGCCATCGCTTCCCGCCTGAAAAAGGAAGTCCATGCAGGCCAGGTCTCCGACCGTCTTCACGGCCAGAACATCGGTATGTTCTTCGAAAAGCCGTCTCTGCGAACTATCACTACTTTCCAGGTGGGCATGAACCAGCTGGGTGGCCACGCCGTGCTGCTTTCCCCGGACTCCATCGGTCTTGGCAAGCGCGAATCCATCAAGGATGTGGCCCGCTGCCTTTCCCGCTGGGTGAACGCCCTTGTTGTCCGCTGCTTCAAGCAGGACCTGGTGGAACAGCTGGCTGAATACGGTTCCATTCCCGTTGTGAACGCCCTGACCGACGACTATCACCCCTGCCAGGCTATCGCCTTCGCCCAGATGATCGAAGAAAATCTCGGCGGCATGAAGGGCAAGACTGTGGCCTTCATCGGCGACGGCAACAACGTTGCAAACTCTTTCCTCGCCCTCTGCTCCAAGGTGGGCATGAACTTTACTTTGGCTTGCCCCAAGGGTTTTGAACAGCCGGCTCACGTAATCGAAGAAGCCCAGGCCGATTTCAAGCGCCACGGCTGCCAGTACCGCGTATTCAACGACCCGAAGGAAGCTGTCAAGGACGCCGACATCCTTTATAGCGACGTATGGGTTTCCATGGGTCAGGAAGGCCAGAAGGAATCCAAGCAGAATCACTTCCTGCCGTTCCGCATCGACGCAGACCTTTTGAAGTACGCCCCGTCTCACGTGAAGGTTTCCCACTGCCTGCCCGCACATCGCGGCGACGAAATCACCGACGAAGTGATGGACAACCTTGACCTGAACATGAGCTACGAAGAAGCCGAAAACCGCCTCCACGCCCACAAGGCTGTGCTCTGGCAGGTCATGAAGCCGACTAGTGAATTCGGCAAGTAA
- a CDS encoding Rpn family recombination-promoting nuclease/putative transposase — MATFEEKVKKQVEIIKQHTFLDPTRDKVFKEIFSKDVTLIHFLNAMLHQPEERKIVSIERKKPASTLTSAIDVEEVRFDVHAKLNNDEFVDLEVQRASHEDFADRVELYADQLSIESKIHFDSQRTEAEKEDHPYLMPATYSVWICNFSVSFCKSYREELGLFRFSSIGDPDALPVYNKKRYIIIDLSKVDAKVLNLNTAETEWLELFTRMASAKDAPKTKDPVIADVYSRLAVNALEKNFITEIATGMVTEAEISTRIGTARREGREEANLSAAEALLRDNDTVERVSRVLKLPLEKVQELADKIAAEKA, encoded by the coding sequence ATGGCGACATTTGAGGAAAAAGTCAAAAAACAAGTCGAAATCATTAAACAGCACACGTTCCTAGACCCGACCCGGGACAAGGTCTTCAAGGAAATCTTTTCGAAGGACGTTACGCTGATCCACTTTTTAAACGCAATGCTGCATCAGCCCGAGGAACGGAAAATCGTCAGCATCGAACGCAAGAAGCCTGCATCCACGCTGACCTCCGCAATCGATGTGGAGGAGGTTCGTTTCGATGTACACGCTAAGCTCAACAACGATGAGTTCGTGGATCTCGAGGTGCAGCGGGCTTCTCACGAGGATTTTGCGGACCGTGTGGAGCTTTACGCGGACCAGCTTTCCATCGAGTCCAAGATTCACTTTGACAGCCAGCGCACCGAAGCTGAGAAGGAAGACCATCCGTACCTGATGCCCGCCACCTACAGCGTGTGGATCTGCAACTTCTCGGTTAGCTTTTGCAAGAGCTATCGTGAGGAGTTGGGCCTCTTCCGTTTTTCTAGCATTGGTGATCCCGACGCCTTGCCTGTATATAATAAAAAAAGGTATATTATCATTGACTTGAGTAAGGTGGATGCGAAGGTCCTGAACCTGAACACTGCCGAGACAGAATGGCTGGAACTTTTCACCAGGATGGCTTCTGCGAAGGATGCCCCCAAGACGAAGGATCCCGTCATTGCGGATGTTTACAGCCGTCTGGCAGTAAACGCCCTCGAGAAGAACTTTATCACGGAGATTGCAACAGGTATGGTCACAGAAGCTGAAATCAGTACACGCATCGGAACCGCCCGCCGCGAAGGCCGTGAAGAAGCCAATCTGAGTGCTGCAGAGGCGCTTCTACGAGATAATGACACTGTGGAACGAGTCTCTCGAGTCCTCAAGTTGCCCCTTGAAAAGGTACAGGAACTGGCTGACAAGATTGCCGCTGAAAAGGCTTAA
- a CDS encoding PaaI family thioesterase translates to MSEIIKVVSKQHNSKMCMICSLDNEYGVRAPFYNMEDGSVMTLFNYREQHQSYPGRVHGGLITAMLDEMGLRAVWAKEGGNEDIWGVTMSLETKYRKPVPYNTPIIGKGVITKFSSRFFVTHASIMDLDGNVLADGDINYLHLDPKVIASGAVMHEEMPYLIEDGVKEIRIGQ, encoded by the coding sequence ATGAGCGAAATCATCAAAGTCGTAAGCAAGCAGCACAACAGCAAGATGTGCATGATCTGCAGTCTGGACAACGAATACGGCGTCCGCGCTCCATTCTACAACATGGAAGACGGCAGCGTCATGACTTTGTTCAACTACCGCGAACAGCACCAGAGCTACCCCGGCCGCGTTCACGGCGGGCTCATCACCGCCATGCTGGACGAAATGGGGCTCCGCGCCGTGTGGGCCAAGGAAGGCGGCAACGAGGATATCTGGGGTGTGACCATGTCCCTGGAAACCAAGTACCGCAAGCCCGTTCCCTACAACACCCCTATTATCGGCAAGGGCGTCATCACCAAGTTCAGTTCTCGATTCTTTGTGACCCACGCCAGCATCATGGATCTGGACGGCAATGTGTTGGCTGATGGCGACATCAACTACCTGCACCTGGACCCCAAGGTAATTGCCAGCGGCGCCGTGATGCACGAAGAAATGCCCTACCTCATTGAAGACGGCGTTAAGGAAATTCGCATCGGACAATAA